Proteins encoded together in one Quercus lobata isolate SW786 chromosome 3, ValleyOak3.0 Primary Assembly, whole genome shotgun sequence window:
- the LOC115979809 gene encoding uncharacterized protein LOC115979809, which yields MEEYSATTVVQTNLEPIMQRATTWSPPPRSLFKINVDGAVAKATRKAGVGVIVRDELGRVEAAMCRNLDAPLGAIETESKAIEAGLLFAQDINILDIVVESDSLIMVQALNGISAPPSAVSVVIQGILDLSKGFRRAEFSRVKRQGNRLGHALAKHAIHIEFKSSVPFFLLYSILHQ from the coding sequence ATGGAGGAATATAGTGCTACTACTGTAGTACAAACGAACTTGGAGCCTATCATGCAGAGAGCCACGACATGGTCCCCACCACCACGATCTTTGtttaaaataaatgttgatGGTGCGGTAGCTAAAGCAACAAGGAAGGCAGGTGTGGGTGTGATTGTTAGAGACGAGTTGGGTAGGGTGGAGGCTGCAATGTGCAGAAACTTGGATGCTCCCTTAGGTGCCATTGAGACCGAATCCAAGGCTATTGAGGCAGGGTTGCTATTCGCACAAGATATCAATATCCTGGACATTGTGGTGGAAAGTGACTCTTTAATCATGGTCCAAGCTCTAAATGGAATCTCTGCTCCTCCTTCTGCGGTCTCCGTAGTTATACAAGGCATTCTGGATCTCAGCAAAGGCTTCCGTAGGGCAGAATTTTCTCGCGTTAAAAGACAAGGGAATAGGTTGGGTCACGCGTTAGCAAAACATGCTATTCATATTGAAttcaaatcttctgtcccaTTTTTCCTGCTCtactctatactccaccaataa